One Nostoc sp. CENA543 genomic window, AATCTTCATGTTTGCTTGTAGCTTTTTGTGTAATCTCAATGCTTTGTTAACATAACACGTTGCTGCTGTGTTCCACTAGCCTCAAGCCAAGACTAGGTAAAGAAACAACTCGATTTCCGTTTTCTCATATTTCTGGAATTGATGCTACTGTCAGTGAATTTAACTAGTAAATCAGTATGCCGACGCAATTAATTGGTTAGGGATGCCATTCTCAAGTCAGCTAATCAATTGCCTCTAATTACTTTTAAATGAACTCCAAAAGATTTTCTCATCAACATGAAAGCTGTCAATTCCTTATTTATTTCTGGCTTATTATCCATGCCCTTAGTTATGGGTACAGCAGTTGAAGCTAAAGCTGATTTGATTGTCTGTAGTTCCGCGTCTGACAAAGCTTATGTAGCTAAGGCTTGGTATTCAGAGGGTAGTTGGGTAGCTAGTGGCTGGACTCACGTAAATCCAGGCGAGTGTGAAACAGTTCTTATCGGTGATATGAGACGAGTTTCTACTTATATTTATGCAGCTGATAACGAATGGCGGCCGTGGGAGTTACAAAATAGAAGCACAGCTATATTTTGTCTGAAACAATCATCTTTTAAAATCGTTGATGCTGACGGCAGTTGTTCTTCTAGTATGCTTCCTAAAACCTTTTACAAAGTAGTTTCAGATAGGTATGATTACAGACTCAATCTGAGATAAATTTTGCGTAGTGGACTGTCTAGATTAAATACTATTGTGGTGCGGGCTAGAAACCCACACCACAAGAAATATACTTCTGCGCTATTTTAGTCTTGACACGCCCGTTGGGGTATGACATGACTAAACAAATTATGCTAAAAGACTGGTTTGCCTAATTCGATATGAAATAGTTGGAATAAGATTTGGGTAAGCTTGTAGCTAGAAGGTATCAGAACAGTCGTCATCAAATTCTGCGTCCCATCTAGCAGCTAGCACTTCATCCATCATGGCTTCAATCGCACTGACATTCCATTGTCTTTGTTTACGCTCCTGCAAAGGAGTTGATAAAGGGATCAACCGCAAACACATTCCTTCTTGCATTAAATCAAAGAAGGTCTCTTGTTGCGGGGATTGTTTCAGTTCTAAATAATCAAAACTCTCAACATTGAGATAAAGCGCACTATTCGCGACTAAGGTAGACCTTTGCGGGTTCGCAAATACTTCCATCACATCCCCTTCACCCTCGCTCAGTAACTTGTCTTCTTGGGTGTAGATGTAGTGGACTCGACCTAAATCAGCCAACAGTCGTTTCATGTCGAGTTTGTTCACAATAATGCCCGTGTTAACAATGCACGGAGCAGGTATCTTGGTGTCGGGTAGATGATGACTCATAGAAGAATTGAAAGCGAGCGTAAGTAAGTCCAACTCAGCCAGACAGTTGCTGTTATAGCTTGTTGACCCTCTACATAAAAATATCAACTTTTGAGAGCGATCGTCTAATTACCTAGAGTAAATTATTAATTTTCGCTTGGCTATCGAAAATAAATTTTATGGAAATTTACTGTGTGGCAATTTTAGCTAGTTGAATCTCTCTAGTATTTACATTACAGTGAGTACGTAAACAACTAGATTACAGAGTCCAGCATAGCAAAATTTGCTGATTGATTTCTTATATTAACCGCAATCTTAGCTAAATATTTAAAATCAACTAATGTTAACTGTGACGGAAAAATTAGTGTCAACTTTCCTGAAATTGTTTATTGGATTGAGTTTTGCCGATTATTAGCACATAATGTTTCTGGAAGCAAGTCTACTTTAATGGCGATCGCTGTGAGATAATCAAGACAGTGCGACAATTTTGGAAATGTCTGCATTAATTGGCTTGAGTATTGACAGATGTTTGTAGAGCAAAATTAAATCAAGCTGCTCAATAACAGTCACGCCAAATTTGATAAAACTCTTGATAATTCAAGTTTTCTGCACAATGCCAAATGAGTTTATAGGCATCACAATATAAGTGTAAATTTTTCTCTGGCGCAACAATAAAATATTCTTTTAAGGCTGTAATCACCTGGGGAAACTGTTCATAAACAATAGTTTCTTTAATGTTATCTGCTGCACGCTTGCGTAAAGACTGATTTTGAGTTGATTTTAGCACTGTTAATAAAGTCGTTAATGCGATGTCATTACCTGGATCAATTTGTGCCAACTTATAAGCTCTACGTCTTCGAGTATCTTCATCATCAACCAATGTAATGCCTCTAATTAATGACGCAATAGTTGTAGCAGAATTTGAGGATAATGCTGGAGTTTTGGCATCTTTTTTCTTTTCTGGTGGCGTTGTAGTTTCTCCACGACGCAACACAATTAAATTTTCTTTGGCTTGTCGTTGTTGTGATTTATCTGTGGCGGATGTAGCTATCGTTTCTAATGTAGAAATAGCGATGACATTACTACCATCTAATTTTCCTAGAGAATAAGCAGCCTTGCGACGCGTAGCTTCATTTTTACTAGATTCTATCACCTGCACTAAAGCCGCGATCGCAATAGCATTACCAGGATCTACTCTACCCAAACTATAGGCAGCTTGCCACCGGATAGATTCATGTCGAACGGTTTTGACTAAATTTTCTAAAGTAGCGATCGCAATTTGATTGCCAGGGTCAAAAGTTCTACCCAAACTATAGGCAGCATTCCAACTATCAAACTCATTTTCGCATGATTGAATAAATTGTTCTAGGGCTGCGATCGCTTTGACTCGATCAGTTTTAAGTAATGCTATGCGCGCGCCTTCCACAATTGGTAGCGGGTATCTGAACCACCTTTGTTTCCCAGGTTCAAAGTAACCAAAACGCCACTTAATTAATTGCTGAATAATACCATCAGTGTGTTGACAATCACTAAACTCAGCTACCCCTTGCGCTGCTAAAAAGTAGGCTTGATAACTATAAAATCCCCCACATTGATCATCAAAATTAATTAAAGCTTGGATAAATGCTGTTTTATCTGTTGGTGCTACGTCATTTCTCCCCAACCATAATAAAATTACTTCTCGCCATTGTGGTTCAAAAATCCGATAATTATCTACTGCTACACTTTCACAATTGGAATTGCAGAAAAAACTCCAATTAGTGACAGCTTGAGCAGCAAAATATTCTTGAAAAGTAGGATGGTAAAACGCATACACTCTTTCGCTAGAACTATCTGCGATTCCTACTTGATTGATCCACCCCAATTGCAATGCTAATTGAAATAATCCATCATCAGGATTACCCAATACCTGACAAACAAAACTATGTTGCAGACGAAATTTAGTCTTTTCTTGAGTGATTGCTAATAATGCTAACTTTCCTAATGCCTGATTTAACTGCTGTCTTTGGGTTAAAGTTGTAGGAAATCTGTCTTGCTTCCACTCATAAATTGCCTCAACAAATTGCTCATATAAAATAGCTTTTGTTATCGGGAGACTGCCTTTTCCTAATCCCCAAATCCGACATAATAATGCTAATCTTAAGGGATTCTTCACGGCATCCCTAATTCTTCTCCGTTCAGGTTGATCTAGCTCAAAACGCAGTTTTTCGCCTATAGTTACATCTGTGCGAAACCAGCGTTGAATAAATTGCCCCACTCGGTCTGGTGTCTGACTATCACCATAGGTAAAATGCAAATTACAATAGGTGTCAAAATTCTCTAAAACGTTTTTTCCCGCATCCCAGACATTTCGCCGACAAGTTAAAATTATTGTGGCATCTGCTACCCAACCTTTGAGATAACTGGCAATTTTTGCTAAAGCCAGAGTAGATGCGATCGCCATTTCATCTACTGCATCTAGTAATAGCCATACCTTACCTTGATTAAACTGTTGGCAAAATTCCTCCTCTACCTCTGGAGAGACACGTAACTTGCGGGTAGCAGCAGGTAGCCAAACTTGAATTAAATATTGCTCTAAACTTTTACCTTGTAAATCTGCTAAAGAAATCCAAATTGGTAAGTCAGTAGTATTATTTAATATCCAAGTAGCAATTTTTTGCAGTAAAGTAGTTTTGCCTGCCCCTGGTTCGCCGATAATAGCAATTCGTTTACTTTGTTTTGCTTGTATTATCTGCTGTATAAATTCATCATGGTCAAAAGTTTGAGTGACTTCCGTATCTTCTGGTTCATATAAACGAGAACCATTTTGAGGGTTAACATCATCACGATAACGCGATCGCTGTTTTTGTTCTACCAATCCCAAGGAAACGTAAACTTGATTTAAGGCAAAACTTAACCCATCAGCGATTGTTAGGGGATTAGTTGTCAGGCGTTGAATATTGTTGAGTTCTAAATCAGCACGACAAATGTGTTGCCAATCTATAAGTAAAGCAGCAGTCTGTTCCACAGTTGCTTGTGGTTTTGCTACTACTGGCTGTGATCTTTCAGAACGGCGACGTTCCCATTCTTGATCAAATTGTTGCAAGTTGCCTGCTATATCTTGGCGTTTATGCCACAAATTAAGAGTAAAGTGCCAAGTTTCTGAACCACTGCGAGAGGGACGATTATCCTCTAAAATTTCCAAAAAATCAGCAAACCGCTTGAGGGATTCCTTAATTTGTTCTGCATTGAGTTGAGTATCGCCAGCAATCAAAGTTGTTAGTGCTTGGAGAAACCTGACTTTGGTTCTGACAACCAGCCGATATTCATTTAGCCAGCGAGTTTGAATCTGCGGACGTAAAGCATCTAAAGCCGACTCATCACAGTCCATTGCATCATTAGCATAAGCCAACAGTAACCCTAATAAGTGCCGCGATCGCTTTTTTGCTTCTAGACCGTAACTCGCTCTTGCCATTGCTGTTGTCGCCAAAATCAACAAAGTTCGGGGATTCCCCTAAGTTTAGCAACTTCCCTCAGCTTGAATATATTGAGTTTACAAGTGTTTGCGGCGATGGATACCCTAATTCGCTTCGGGGAAGTACCTCCGCATATCCTCAATTCATAGACAAAGCAACTCCACCATACAAATAAAAATATCAATCCTAAATCACTATATGTTAAAACTAACTTACACAGAAAACAGCTTTCACCTAGAACATCTCAACGCATCTTTACCAGATTGGGTAAGCAAAAGAGTAACCTTAGCTCTGTGTTCTGCTACAAAACTTTATATTGAACCCACCACAGCTACATTTCTGATTGCCAACGACTCATCTCTCATTGCCGACTTAGCACGGCTATCTCAAGAAAATATCTTAGAAATTTACCCTTGTGATGCCTCCTTTGCCGAAATTATTCTTAAAGGCACTTGGCTAACATCCAATTTAGAAAGCGCAACAGGAATTTTTGTGACCAACTTAAGTCAATCTGCTGAACTATTGTTAGAATCTCTCTCCCAAACCCAGCCACAATTAACAACACTCTGCGCCCCTCTGCGTTGACTTAGCGTCACTCTGCGTTGAAAAAACTTACATAAAGCTTGCTGTTCGCGGGACTATGGTACAACTTCCGAACCCAGTCTTTACCACTGTTATAGCTAGTTGTGCCGCCTTTCCCCGAACCGCACCCCTTCAAAATATTGACCAAATTTTCAGTCTTGCTGTTTGCGGGACTTTAGTATGACTTCCGTTCCAACCGGTTAAGTTGTCTGACCTAGTTGTACTGTTTTCTCCCCAAACAGCATCCTCATCAATTTTTATTATTATGACTACTAACCGTTCCGACCAAGTTGCACAAGAAGATTTGGTCATGTTTATCAATGCTTGCCTTGCTTGCACAGGACAACGTGAATTTTATGATGATGCTTACGGTCAAAGAGTATCAATTGATTTTTTACATGACTATATTCTCGGTAATTACCGCTTACTATATGCCCGTTCCTTAGCCGCAGGTATCAATCATTTCAATCAAGCCCAAATCATCCTGAAACTACTGGCAACAGGGAAAGACACACTTCCCCAACATCGAGAAGAGGAAGGCGCTCTGATTGCCCATACACTCAATACCCTACCACCCCAGAGAGCTTGGGGAGTTTTGCAGCAACTACGCCAAAGAAAAATTAATAATCGTCGTAGTAGAGCGATCGCACGAGATTATTTAAGTATGCGACGTGATATTAGTTTTGATGCGGTGAAATATCGTGCTAAAGTACGAGCGATCGCCACCCACGCCCACTTAAAATTACAAGGGGAATTAGGTAATTTCTTATTTCACAACTGGCAAAAACAAGTTTACACCACTGAGTTATTTGAGAACTTTCGCCAAGCACATTACAGCGCAGAAGCCGTTTATAAATTACCTTTCACTGTCGCCGAAGGTTTAGCAACAAAACATAAAATTCCCCGTGATGTTTTTTTATCCCACATTCAAGAACAAATGACCTTGGGTGAAAAGTTGCGTTTTCAAGGTGCAGCAGAACGGAGTGAGAAAGTAGATATAGATATAGATTTAGGTCGTCTTCCCCTCACCAAACTAGCGTTATATATCCTTTCCTTACCTTGGAAAACACGAAAACAGCAGCAAACAATTTTAACCCAAGCTCTAGAGCGATCGGCACAATTAACACTCAAAAAAGCTCCTCTAAAACTAGGAAAAGTTGCCGCAGTCCTAGATTGCAGCTACTCCAGTTCC contains:
- a CDS encoding DUF1036 domain-containing protein, producing MKAVNSLFISGLLSMPLVMGTAVEAKADLIVCSSASDKAYVAKAWYSEGSWVASGWTHVNPGECETVLIGDMRRVSTYIYAADNEWRPWELQNRSTAIFCLKQSSFKIVDADGSCSSSMLPKTFYKVVSDRYDYRLNLR
- a CDS encoding NACHT domain-containing NTPase; its protein translation is MARASYGLEAKKRSRHLLGLLLAYANDAMDCDESALDALRPQIQTRWLNEYRLVVRTKVRFLQALTTLIAGDTQLNAEQIKESLKRFADFLEILEDNRPSRSGSETWHFTLNLWHKRQDIAGNLQQFDQEWERRRSERSQPVVAKPQATVEQTAALLIDWQHICRADLELNNIQRLTTNPLTIADGLSFALNQVYVSLGLVEQKQRSRYRDDVNPQNGSRLYEPEDTEVTQTFDHDEFIQQIIQAKQSKRIAIIGEPGAGKTTLLQKIATWILNNTTDLPIWISLADLQGKSLEQYLIQVWLPAATRKLRVSPEVEEEFCQQFNQGKVWLLLDAVDEMAIASTLALAKIASYLKGWVADATIILTCRRNVWDAGKNVLENFDTYCNLHFTYGDSQTPDRVGQFIQRWFRTDVTIGEKLRFELDQPERRRIRDAVKNPLRLALLCRIWGLGKGSLPITKAILYEQFVEAIYEWKQDRFPTTLTQRQQLNQALGKLALLAITQEKTKFRLQHSFVCQVLGNPDDGLFQLALQLGWINQVGIADSSSERVYAFYHPTFQEYFAAQAVTNWSFFCNSNCESVAVDNYRIFEPQWREVILLWLGRNDVAPTDKTAFIQALINFDDQCGGFYSYQAYFLAAQGVAEFSDCQHTDGIIQQLIKWRFGYFEPGKQRWFRYPLPIVEGARIALLKTDRVKAIAALEQFIQSCENEFDSWNAAYSLGRTFDPGNQIAIATLENLVKTVRHESIRWQAAYSLGRVDPGNAIAIAALVQVIESSKNEATRRKAAYSLGKLDGSNVIAISTLETIATSATDKSQQRQAKENLIVLRRGETTTPPEKKKDAKTPALSSNSATTIASLIRGITLVDDEDTRRRRAYKLAQIDPGNDIALTTLLTVLKSTQNQSLRKRAADNIKETIVYEQFPQVITALKEYFIVAPEKNLHLYCDAYKLIWHCAENLNYQEFYQIWRDCY
- a CDS encoding alr0857 family protein — translated: MLKLTYTENSFHLEHLNASLPDWVSKRVTLALCSATKLYIEPTTATFLIANDSSLIADLARLSQENILEIYPCDASFAEIILKGTWLTSNLESATGIFVTNLSQSAELLLESLSQTQPQLTTLCAPLR